A segment of the Neochlamydia sp. S13 genome:
CATTTCGATGCACCTCTTTAACCGATTCGCAGCAATTTTTAATAATTTCATGCACATCACAATGGATTAAACGCGATTCAGGTAAATTTTCCACATCTGTCAGTGTTAAAAGATCTTTAATGAGATTATTCATTCTTAAGCAGTTGCGTACAATTTTGGAGGTAACCTCTTTAAAAGTCTCGGGGGGCAAATCGGGATTGTCATGTAAAGTTTCAGCAAAACCTCGAATAATGGTAATAGGAGTCTTTAATTCATGAGAGGCGTTAGCAATAAAGTCTTTACGCATGTCTAAAAGCTTATAGTGGGCTGTCATATCCTGAAGTACAACAATAGCACCGCTATTTTCTTTTTTAGGAGCAGCGACTAGATCTAAATATAATCGTTGGGAATCATGCTTAATTTGCACAGCATCTGTTAGCACCTTATTTTGAGCCTGGCAATTGAGCAAAAGAGCTTGGAATGTCTGAGAATGCTGAATTTCATCAGAAAGATCGCTAAAAGACCTACCTACTAGGTGAGTATTTTCTAGCAGTTTACAAGCCATATTATTTGCATAAGTGATCACCCGATGAACATCGACTGCTATCACGCCCTCCCCTAACGATTCAAGAATAGCCTCTTTTTCATTGCGCTCCTGGATAAGATTAGCGATATGACTTTGAATCCTTATGGAAAGGGAATTTAAAGTGCCGGCCAGCTTGATAAACTCATCTGTTTTGCTAAGGCTATTTAATTCAATTAAAGGCACCACATGGGTTTCTCCCTGCTGATAAGGATTGATTGCTTTAATAATTTGGTGAATAGGACTGGTTAAGTGATTAATGATAAACCAGGTCATCAAGCTAAAAAGCATGAGAATGGCTGCAGCTAAAGCAATCACTCCTCTTTCAAAATCATGCGTTAGCTCCGTCACATATTTATAAGGAAAAGCTGTACGTAAGACATACGGTTTACCATGGAAATCAAAAGCAATCGCTAAATAGGCAAATTTTTGCCCTAATAGCTCCGAATAATCCTCATTATATCCGCGCCCTGTTCTAAAGGCCTCTAAGACTTCAGGATGTTCCACAATATATTCTTGATTAAAGCGCAGGCCTAAAATTCTTTTGGTATGAGAATCATACAAAACCTTACGCTCATTATTGACAACACTAATACGAAAAAAAAATAGAGCTTTTTGCTCTTTTAAACGACGTATTAAAGCTTCATCATTAGGGGCTGTCTGAATTTTTTCAATTAAAGCTTGAGAGCTATCATACATAGCCTGGGTAGCAATCTTCTGAACTGTACGGGTAGCAAAAGGATATAAACCCACAAGAAAGGCTAGAAATACAACAAGATAGGAAAGAAATATTTTTTGTCTAAAGCTTAGCATGAAAATTTAAGATCTAAAACTCATTTGTAATGGAATCACAGTAAGATAAGAACAGCTTTTTATTTATAATATATTTTATCCCCATATTCCTCACTATTTTTTATAACGCTCTAAGTATGAGTAAATTATAAAATTTAAATTTAAGAGTTAACTTTTATAAAGCTTTAGCAATCAGTAATTTAAATTTCAGGTGAGGAATGTGGGTTTATCGTAAAATTTTTGAAGGAACCTTTAGGTGCTAAATTGTTCCTTTTAGGCCTACTCAGGTTTAAAATTCGCCCCTTTTTTTCCCTTTTAACAAGCTTAAGCTGCTCAAAAACATATTTACCCTTTTAAAGATTTAGATAAAATGTAAATTTTTAATTTTTTAAAAAAATAAAAAAATAAGCTTAAAGTTAAGAACTTGCAACTTGCAATCGTTAATTAACAACACCCTTTACAAAGTTTAATTACATTTATAATTAAATAATAATTAATAATTATATTATAATAACTATTAGTAGGATTTTAATTATGAGGTATGCAAATGTCTTCTATAGCCAACAAGCCTTTCTTTCCTTCCGATTTCACAACAGCTCCCTCAGCGACTAAACCCTTACCCCCTAATAAACCTTTGCCAGCTCTTCCTGGCCAACCAAAAGTCTCTCCTACTGGGCATATATATAGCCAAAAGAATTCCTTAGAGTCTATTCCGTTAGGAAAAACTCTTTCTCAATCAACCGAACAAACTCCTCCCGAGCTTAAATCCCATCGAATGACTTCTTTTACTTGGGATAAAGCTAGCTCCCTTGTTCAAAGTGCAACCTCCAAGGTAAGTTCTATAGCTAAGAAAACCTTTGAAGAAAGTAAGAGATTAACAAACAAAGAACAAAGACAAGAAGTTTTTTTTAACGCGCGAGAAGGTATTCAAAAAGCTAAAGAAAAAGCTGGAGACTATCAAGATAAATCAGCAGAAAAATTAGGCGAAATTAAATCGCTGCTAAGCCATAAAGTGACGAAGTTTAAAGAAACTTCTGCCCGAGCCGCTAAGACTACAGCCCTTAAGGTCAAGCAATCTACTATCTCCTCATTTAGAGAGATGACCTCCTCGGAAAGAAGGGAAAAACTTTCTAATAACCTTAAGATAGCTTCTGAGCGCTTAAAAGATAAAAATGTGCAATATTTTAAAAAAGCGCAAAGCAAGGCAAGCGAAGTAAAAAGCAGCCTACAATCAAAAATTGATAATAGTACCACCTTAAAAAACATCCGCCATACAATCTCTGCACCCTTTAAAAGCACGGGAGCCAACCGCACGATGGTGGAAGAAAGGGCTGCACAAACTAAAGAATTATTTGCAGATATCTTTAAAAAGATAACGAAAGAAGAGCTTTTAAAAAATGAGAGTGCAAGAGAAAAATCAGAATATGCAGAGATTTGCCCTCATATAGATCAGTGGGTTAAGCTATCAAATATGATCAGCAATTCTACAACCTCAAAAATTGTTAACACAGACAATTTAGGTGAGCGTGTTAAAGTGGTTGATTTGTATGTTCGCATTGCCGATCAAGCTTTTAAAAATGGCGATTTTGCCACTGCCCAGGCAATTTTTTTAGGATTAAATCAAGGAAGTGTGCAACGGCTGCATAAAACTTTTGCCGCCCTTCCCCGACAAACAAAGAATATATATGCAAATTTGGAAAAAAGCTTCTCAAATCCTAATAACTTTTCTTTAAATAAAATTATGGAATTTGCTGAGAATAATCCTAGTTTATCCGTCGTTCCCATGATACATACAGTATTATCAAGAATTGTTTTAGATGGAGAGAAATATATGAAGTCTAAAGCAGATTTAAATGAAACACGCCAAATTGCAAAATACATTTCTTCATTTAAAGAAGCGCCAGAAGGATTAACCGCTGAAATTAATAATTTAAACAAACAGATAGAAAGCATCACTAAAGAAATTAATGAGGCTAAATTGAATAACGTTTCTTCTTTAAGGCTCTCTTATAAAAAGAGTGATGCAAGCTTAGAGCTTTCCTATGCTTTAAAAGTAGAAAAATTTGGCGATTACATTCAGTTGCAAAAAGCAGGCATTTCTTATGAAACTCATAAAGCTTATTTAAACCAGCAACTACAAGATATAAAAGAAAGAATCCAGCAAGCCGAAAAATCAGGCGAAACTATTGCTCCTGAAGAACAATTTAGTAAAGAAAATTTAGAAAAAGAAATTGAGATTGCAGAGTGGCTTTATCATGTGGCCAAAGAAATTTATTCGAAAAATTCCTCCATGGATTTAGAGGGAATGATTGAGAAATTCAAGCTAAAAAATGATAGAAACATCGAAATTGCTGAAGAGAATGTAAAAACGGACGAAAAAAAGTTAGATTCTTTAATCAATGACCTTACGAAATTACAAACTTCTCATCCCTCAAGGAAAGATCAATCAGCAGGGGTAAAGGAAAGCGATTGGTACTCCCAACCTCCAACAGATAAAAACCAATTCGAGAAAGATCTATATGCCCAATCTTTAAGAATCGAACCCCGTCCATCCTCACGAGCCTAGGACTTGATAGCCGGTAGAAGTAATTAGGAGGGTGTCTTCAATACGCACGCCTCCTATACCAGGAAGATAGATGCCAGGTTCAATGGTGATGACCATCCCTTCTTGCAGCGGCAGCTGCTGATAAGGTTCTTTGTTACGGAGCGAAGGCCACTCATGGATTTCTAAGCCTACTCCATGGCCTAAGCTATGTAAAAAATGCTCTCCATAACCGCACGCTGAGATGTAATCCCTAGCTACCCGATCCAATTCTCCTATAGTTATTCCTGGCTTACAAAGCGCCATGGCACGTTGCTGAGCTTTTTCTACAATTGCATAAACTTTCCGCATGATGGCAGGCGGCTCACCCCAAAAAAGTGTACGAGATAAATCCGAGTGATAACCTTTCCATTTTACGCCTACATCAAAAAGCACAGTCATGCCTTCCCTTAACTCTGTCTCTACTGGACGATAATGAGGTAAAGCACTATTAGCTCCGAAAGCGATAATAGGCTCAAAAGCTACTCCCTGAGCTCCCTTTTTTTTCCAAAAAATTTCTAACTCGGCAGCCAATTGGTCTTCTCTTACTCCCTCTTTTAAAAGGCTTTTAATATATGCATATCCTTCCATTCCCAGTTGAGCGGCTTCTTGAAGAATAGCTATTTCATGCGCATCTTTTAGAGTGCGAATTTTTTGAAGGGAGTGACTTAAAGAAACCAATTTAAGATCTTTAAGCTTCTCTTGCATGCTTACATAGGTTTGATAAGAGATCGTCTCGCCGTCAAAGGCTAGCGTGCTAATTCCTTCTAGCAAGCTTTCTAAAGAAATTTTATCACTTAAAAAAACAGGCACAGGTGCTTGATTTTTACAATATTCATAGTAACGATTATCCACTAAAAGAATAGAATTGCCTTGAGTTTTAATAAGCAGCTTTCCCGCAGATAAAATTAATCCAGTCAAATAGTAAAGGTTGGTAGGATCCTCGACAAGGAAAGCCTCAACGTTAGAATCATGAAGAACTTTTTCAACTTTTGCTAGACGGTTTTGAAAATTCATAGACTACCCTTTAAAGTTTCTAAATATCTCTTCGGCGCTTATAAAAGCAAGAGTAGACTTTCCTTGAGGACAAAAAAAAGGCATAGAGGTTACAAACAATTGATTGACTATCGATTGAGCTTCTTCTGTTTGCAAGCGCTTGCGGTAATGGACGGCAGCATGGCTTGCTGCTACGGATAAGCGTTTTTCCATTTCTTTATCCATCATTTTACCTTCGGGAAAGCTGTGCATCATATCTAACAGGTCTACTACCCATTGAGAAAGATCTATGTTTCCAAATGTAGCGGGGACAGCATCTATCATAAAGCTATGAGGCCCACTTTCATGGATATGCACTCCTATCTGCGCAAAATTGTCTAGGTTCGTAGATAGCGCGGCTGCTTCAGAGGGGGGCAAATTGATATGATGAGGAATCAATAAAGATTGAACAGCTGCATTTCCAGTGCGTGCCTGCAACAAATTTTCAAAAATCACGCGGGCATGCGCTGCCTTCTGATCCACTAAGCAAAGTGTATCAGCGGATACCTGTTTCCACGCTTCTAATGAGTAAGCATCCAAAATAATATAACCTGGTATCGTTGCCAAAACACGTGGAAAAGAACGTTTTTCTTGGGCAAGAGGAGCAAGCAAAGAAGGCTGAGGCTCCTCTCTAGAAGGAGCCTTAGCCATAGGGGGCAGCGGTTGATACTCTTTGGCTAAATTTCTCTCTTGTATAGGATGCAAGGAAAATGCCGGCTTAACGGCAGGCATTATAAAGGTGGAAGTAGAAGCAGGGGAACTAAAATCTTCATGAATAGGCTGATGATCCTGATGAGAACTTACATTACCTTTATGAATAGCTTGTTGGATTCCTTTAAGAACTAATTCTCTTAATATATTTTCTTGACGAAGCCTAACCTCTTTTTTTTGTGGGTGAACATTTACATCCACGGTCTCGCCGGGTACATTCAAATGTAAAACAAAAATAGGATGTCGATTAGTGGGCAAACTTGTGCCATAGGCATCTCGCACAACTGCAGATATCAAGGGAGAAAAAACAGCGCGCTTGTTAATAAAAAGATATTGACCGGTACGATTTTGACGAGAATAATGAGGGGCCCCTACATATCCATGCAAGCTATAATCACCATTTGTAATCTCTACTTCACAGCAGCTCGTCACAAATTCGGCTCCCATTAATGCAGCAATTCTCTCCTTCAATTGATGGGAAAAAGTTTTGCCCGAAGAGCCTCCGGTTTGAATTTCATTGCTCTGATTGTTGATCAGTTGAAATTTAACATGAGGATAGCCAAGAGCAAGTAGGGTAATGATTTTATGAATTTCCTGAGCTTCATAGGCAGGAGATTTTTGAAATTTTCTTCTTACCGGGACATTAAAAAAAAGAGATTTTACTTCAATCGTCGTTCCAGGAGCACGGGCAGCAGGGCCACAGTGCATGAGTTTCCCTCCCTCCACAATCACAAGGGTGCCTTCCCCTCCCTCTTGTGGAGCAGTCAAGAGAGTGAATTTGGAAATAGATGCAATAGAAGGAATAGCTTCCCCTCGAAATCCCATGGAAAAAATTAACTGGATATCTTCTACTTCTTTAATTTTAGAGGTAGCATGGCGTTCTAAACAGAGTACGGCATCATCTTGCTGCATCCCCGCACCATTGTCAGTCACGCGGATAAGCTGACGACCCCCTCCTTTAATCTCTACACAAATTTCTGTAGCCCCTGCATCTAAAGAGTTTTCCATTAATTCTTTTACCACAGAAGCTGGACTTTCAATGACTTCGCCTGCTGCAATCTTATTAATAGTATGTTCGTCAAGAACACGAATTTTTGAAGGCATAATATTTATTACTCGCTTAAACTTCTCAATTATAAAGGATGATCCATAAGCAAGCAAGGAGAAGGATATCAAAAGATAAAAGCATTCCTCAAGCATCTTTGGAAAAGAAAAATAGATGATCGTTAGTTTTATAGATAGCAAGAATGCCCTGCTATCTCTTGCCTCCTTATAGCTTTTTTTAGTAACATGATTCTATGTATATTAAAAAATTAGCCACAGATATTGTAAAAAAGTTAAACCAAGCGGGATACAAAGCTTATTTTGCCGGTGGCTGGGTACGTGACTATTTGATGAACCAACCTTCAGCTGATATAGATATTGCTACCGATGCACCCCCTGAGGTGATTTTAAAACTTTTTCCTCATACCCTCTTAGTAGGCCTTGCTTTTGGAGTGGTCATCGTCATATTGGAGGGATATCAATTTGAAGTGTCTACTTTCAGAAAAGATTTAGAATATGTCAATGGTAGAAAGCCAACAAGCATCGAGCTATCAAATGAAGAAGAAGATGTAAAACGCCGGGACTTTACTATCAATAGCATGTTCTATGACCCTTTGGAAGAAAAGATTTATGATTACGTGGAAGGAAGAAGAGATTTAGAATTAGGCCTTATCCGCACAGTGGGAGACCCTTTTGAACGTTTTTCTGAAGATCGTTTACGCATGATAAGAGCTATACGCTTTTCTGCCCGCTTTAATTTTCGGTTAGATGAAGCCACCCAACAAGCTATTCAAGAAAAGGCTAACACTCTTTTTCCAGCCGTTGCTATAGAAAGGGTGTGGAAAGAATTTGTAAAAATGGCTGGCTACCCTCATTTCGCAAATGCTTTGATGGAAATGCACCGTTTAGGTCTATTGCCAGTTATTTTTCCTTCACTTGCTCACTTGCATCTAAAAGATTTAAGTCAATACCTTAGCCCTTTTTCCAAATTCCCTACCTATACTCCTACTATTTTATATATCCTTGAGCTATTCCCCTCTTTTGATAAGCAACAGCTGCAAAACCTTTGCAGTTACTTGCGCCTCAGCACGGAGGAGACCAAACTTGCTACTTTTGTGCAGACTGGAAAACAGCTTTTATCTTTAGCCCCAGGGCTTTCTGATCCTGAATGGGTCCACTTTTACGCTCATTCATACTCTCAAGTATGTTTAGAGATCTTCGCAGCCCGTCTATCTGAAGATAGCGAAGAAGCTTTTTATCAAGAGCATGAACAAAATCAGGAACGCTTGAAACCTCATATTAAACGAGCGATAAAAAAACAGCCTTTAGTGACTGCCAGTATGCTTAAATCTCTAGGAGTTTTGCCTGGTAAAAGCATGGGCCTTTTATTGCAAGAAGCGGAAAAGAACGCTATTTTGCATAATCTGCAAGCAGCTGAGGAAAGCATAAAAATGCTTCAGCAGTCCAAACATTGGCCGAATTTAAACTAAAGGCTTTTGCAAAAATCTTTTAAGGCTAGGAAAAAACTATACAAAATATAGAAGCCAGTTATAATAATTTTACAGCTTGAAATAGTAGAATGGAGAACGTGAAAAGCTTTTCTATCACTCGTATAAAATTAGCTAATTTTTAAATTATTTATCTCAGGAGAAATTTATGCGTATATTAGGTTTGGTTAGCTTAGCAGTTGGAATTGCTCTTCTGTTATTTGGTATCAATTCTTCTCAAGCATTCACAGAGAAGGTTGTGGAAGATGTTACGGGCCGTTATACAGACAATACGATGTGGTACATTATTGGTGGAATAGCCATGATCATAGGAGGAGGAGCCCTCACTCTTTTTGGCAGAGCTAAATAAAGAAAACTAAAGGGTAGAGGAATTAATCCCTCGGGTTACATGCCAATATAAGCAACTTTCTAAGCTTAATGAAATATTTTTATATTGGCTGCAGAGCCGGCAGCAGGGAGAAATTTTGTTTGATGATTAGCAGCTGGGGTATAAAAGCTCCAAGCCACTGCTTTTCAATACAGAAAAGAGCTTCTTCTTTTGCTTTATTTTTGAACCCTCCATGGTTAATTTCAAATAAAAGCAAATATCCCTCTATTAATTCTGGCCTTTCAGGATAACTAAGCTTTTAGGCAATACTTTTAGGAATATCCTGAATGGCCAAATTAAACAGCTTTTTTCTTTGTCTAGCCAAACATCTTTAAGCCCTTTCAGCTCCCCTTCCTTTAAATAAAAAATTTTCTTTCCTTTATCCCACATTCCGCAGGTTGTAGCGATTCCCGGATATTATTTTTATTGATACTGGAAATTGCTTTAAGTTTTTTTAGAAAAGGCTAATCCTGTTCTTTTCAAAGCAAAGAAAGTGAGAACATAAACGATGGAAAAGTATAAGTAGCACGGGTCTTGGTCACCTTAAAATTGTTTTTGCAATGGGTAACAAAATTACACAAGGGATTATGATAGTCCCGGTGGTCTCTTCATATCCCAGAGCGATTATGATCAGAGGAAAAGCGTCAAGTTAATGATAATTAATGGATTGGATTTTACCTTAAGCCTTTTACATGAAAGCATACAAGAATTAATCCTTAATTTAAACCCTAACATGAGACATGTTTTACTGGTTTTAGTTCCCTTTGGCAGAAATTAGATGACGAGGGAAATTAACTTGCGGAATGTGGGCTTTATGATAAACGGAAGCAAACTTTCGAATATCTCCTTTTAAAATCTATTCAAACTTGTTCCCCAGGTTTTCAATTTTCAGGACCTATCTATATACCGCTTAAACTCTTTCCTCTATGCAGCTTATGCCAGATGCATGAAATAATTTAAAATATTAAAGCCCTCAGCAGTATAAAAAACATTAAATTATAAGTTCTTCAAGCATAGAGCATACTAATAAAAAGCTGTCCATAATTAAATCCTGTCAAAGCAATATAAGGTTAAACGTCTTGGAAGGAAGCAAGATCAACGTTTAAAGAAAAGCTAAACCTTAACTTTTTAGCTATCGCTCTTTAAGCTACCAAGTCCTTGCCGACAGCACTCTTTTTAACGATTTTTCTCATTAGCTTATCTAACACTCTATAAGGATCATTTCATTTAAGAAATAAAATCAGGAATTTAAAAATATTATTTACCTCCAATTTTAACAATAAAAAGCAGGCCCTTGAATAACCGGAGAAAAAAAATCATTTTTTTGTTGGATTTAAATGAATCTAAAATTAAATTTGTTTCCAAGTCTAAATAAGCTATTAAGGAGATACAGAATGGGAATAAGCAATTTATCTCAGGCATGCAGTAGGATAGATAATATCGCTGACTATATCCCTGTTATCAGCACGGTCACTAATTTAGTTGATCTCTTCCAGAAATGCATTATCTCGACCTTCATATCAAAGGAAAGCTTAGTAAAGAGCCATTACTATAAACACCTGAGTGGCAAAAGCTTTAGAAGATGTATAACCTTACTGATTCCTGTTTTGGGTAATCTCACCATTGCCATCCTAGACTTCTTGCATCGAAAAAATGATAATAAAAAGCAACAAGATAAGAATCTTTCTTCTAAACATACAACTCTTCAAAAAGATAAAGAGGCTTTAGTTGCTATTGTTAAGAAAGAAGGCCTTGCTCTTAAGGGCGCTCGCTTAGAACTTCAAAAAGATAAAGATATCGTGCTGACAGCCGTTAAGCAAAATGGCGAAGCTCTTCAATATGCTAGCCGAGAGCTTAGAGACAATAAAAACATTGTACTTGCGGCAGTCGAGCAAAATGGCTGGGCCCTTGAGTTTGCTAGCCCTAGGCTGCAGAATGATAAGGATGTTGTACTTACGGCTCTTCGGCAAAATGGCTGGGCCCTTCGATACGCCAGCCCCAGGCTTAAAGATGATCCTAAGATTGTGCTTGCTGCTATTCAAGAAAACGGCTGGGCTCTTACAGAGGCCAGCGAAAGGCTTAAAAAAAATAAAAAGATGATCATTGCTGCCATTCAGAACGAGGGCTGGGCCCTTGAAGAGGCTAGCGAGGAGCTTAGGAACGATAAAGACATTGTGCTGGCTGCCGTTAAAAAAAGACCTTCAAGGCTTCGCTATGCTAGCGAAAAGCTTAAAAACGATAAGGATGTGGTGCTTGCCGCCGTTAAGCAAGATGGTTACGCTCTTGAATTTGCTAGCCCACAACTGCAAAATGATAAGGATGTAGTGCTTGCTGCCGTCCAACAAAATGGCTGGGCCCTTCAATATGCTAGCTCTGCCCTTAAAGACAATCTAGATATTGTGCAGGCGGCTGTCCAACAGAATGGCTGGGCCCTTCAATATGCTAGCCGGGAGTTACAAAAAAATGAGGAGCTCATCAAACTAGCTAGGCTGACTAGGAAATAGATAACTTTAGTACTTATTTAAAAAGGCATATTGATCAAAATTCGGGCGCCTAAAATCCCTTAAAACTATGGGGACAAATAGGCCTACTTTCCCTTGCTCTACACTTTCCCCTTAAATGGAAGAAAAATAAAGCTTATAGATTTTAAATAATTCTTTAATTAAAATTAATTTCCTTATTAGTTCAACCAATTGATATGGAAGCCTCAATGAAAATCCATGATTTATCTCAAGCTTGCTGTTCGATTGATAATATTGCAGACTATATTCCCCTAGTTAGCACAGTGACTAATTTAGTTGATATTTTCCAAAAATGTGTCCTTTTACATTTTAATCACGAGCAGAGTTCTTCTGAAAGCCCTTATTATGCTCACCTCAGACTTAAAAGCTTTAAACGATGTATAATCTTATTGATTCCTATTCTAGGA
Coding sequences within it:
- a CDS encoding ATP-binding protein — translated: MGLYPFATRTVQKIATQAMYDSSQALIEKIQTAPNDEALIRRLKEQKALFFFRISVVNNERKVLYDSHTKRILGLRFNQEYIVEHPEVLEAFRTGRGYNEDYSELLGQKFAYLAIAFDFHGKPYVLRTAFPYKYVTELTHDFERGVIALAAAILMLFSLMTWFIINHLTSPIHQIIKAINPYQQGETHVVPLIELNSLSKTDEFIKLAGTLNSLSIRIQSHIANLIQERNEKEAILESLGEGVIAVDVHRVITYANNMACKLLENTHLVGRSFSDLSDEIQHSQTFQALLLNCQAQNKVLTDAVQIKHDSQRLYLDLVAAPKKENSGAIVVLQDMTAHYKLLDMRKDFIANASHELKTPITIIRGFAETLHDNPDLPPETFKEVTSKIVRNCLRMNNLIKDLLTLTDVENLPESRLIHCDVHEIIKNCCESVKEVHRNAQIMIEKPGDQEMNLEADPHLLEHAFINLIDNAAKYSVAPPQITIYLQAEEDKIIVKVADKGIGIPATDLENIFQRFYTVDKAHSRKLGGSGLGLSIVETIVEKHFGHITVQSEIGVGTVFTVRLPINRQVRSSFKHE
- a CDS encoding RasGEF domain-containing protein, whose product is MSSIANKPFFPSDFTTAPSATKPLPPNKPLPALPGQPKVSPTGHIYSQKNSLESIPLGKTLSQSTEQTPPELKSHRMTSFTWDKASSLVQSATSKVSSIAKKTFEESKRLTNKEQRQEVFFNAREGIQKAKEKAGDYQDKSAEKLGEIKSLLSHKVTKFKETSARAAKTTALKVKQSTISSFREMTSSERREKLSNNLKIASERLKDKNVQYFKKAQSKASEVKSSLQSKIDNSTTLKNIRHTISAPFKSTGANRTMVEERAAQTKELFADIFKKITKEELLKNESAREKSEYAEICPHIDQWVKLSNMISNSTTSKIVNTDNLGERVKVVDLYVRIADQAFKNGDFATAQAIFLGLNQGSVQRLHKTFAALPRQTKNIYANLEKSFSNPNNFSLNKIMEFAENNPSLSVVPMIHTVLSRIVLDGEKYMKSKADLNETRQIAKYISSFKEAPEGLTAEINNLNKQIESITKEINEAKLNNVSSLRLSYKKSDASLELSYALKVEKFGDYIQLQKAGISYETHKAYLNQQLQDIKERIQQAEKSGETIAPEEQFSKENLEKEIEIAEWLYHVAKEIYSKNSSMDLEGMIEKFKLKNDRNIEIAEENVKTDEKKLDSLINDLTKLQTSHPSRKDQSAGVKESDWYSQPPTDKNQFEKDLYAQSLRIEPRPSSRA
- a CDS encoding Xaa-Pro peptidase family protein; translation: MNFQNRLAKVEKVLHDSNVEAFLVEDPTNLYYLTGLILSAGKLLIKTQGNSILLVDNRYYEYCKNQAPVPVFLSDKISLESLLEGISTLAFDGETISYQTYVSMQEKLKDLKLVSLSHSLQKIRTLKDAHEIAILQEAAQLGMEGYAYIKSLLKEGVREDQLAAELEIFWKKKGAQGVAFEPIIAFGANSALPHYRPVETELREGMTVLFDVGVKWKGYHSDLSRTLFWGEPPAIMRKVYAIVEKAQQRAMALCKPGITIGELDRVARDYISACGYGEHFLHSLGHGVGLEIHEWPSLRNKEPYQQLPLQEGMVITIEPGIYLPGIGGVRIEDTLLITSTGYQVLGS
- the mutL gene encoding DNA mismatch repair endonuclease MutL — protein: MPSKIRVLDEHTINKIAAGEVIESPASVVKELMENSLDAGATEICVEIKGGGRQLIRVTDNGAGMQQDDAVLCLERHATSKIKEVEDIQLIFSMGFRGEAIPSIASISKFTLLTAPQEGGEGTLVIVEGGKLMHCGPAARAPGTTIEVKSLFFNVPVRRKFQKSPAYEAQEIHKIITLLALGYPHVKFQLINNQSNEIQTGGSSGKTFSHQLKERIAALMGAEFVTSCCEVEITNGDYSLHGYVGAPHYSRQNRTGQYLFINKRAVFSPLISAVVRDAYGTSLPTNRHPIFVLHLNVPGETVDVNVHPQKKEVRLRQENILRELVLKGIQQAIHKGNVSSHQDHQPIHEDFSSPASTSTFIMPAVKPAFSLHPIQERNLAKEYQPLPPMAKAPSREEPQPSLLAPLAQEKRSFPRVLATIPGYIILDAYSLEAWKQVSADTLCLVDQKAAHARVIFENLLQARTGNAAVQSLLIPHHINLPPSEAAALSTNLDNFAQIGVHIHESGPHSFMIDAVPATFGNIDLSQWVVDLLDMMHSFPEGKMMDKEMEKRLSVAASHAAVHYRKRLQTEEAQSIVNQLFVTSMPFFCPQGKSTLAFISAEEIFRNFKG
- a CDS encoding CCA tRNA nucleotidyltransferase; translated protein: MYIKKLATDIVKKLNQAGYKAYFAGGWVRDYLMNQPSADIDIATDAPPEVILKLFPHTLLVGLAFGVVIVILEGYQFEVSTFRKDLEYVNGRKPTSIELSNEEEDVKRRDFTINSMFYDPLEEKIYDYVEGRRDLELGLIRTVGDPFERFSEDRLRMIRAIRFSARFNFRLDEATQQAIQEKANTLFPAVAIERVWKEFVKMAGYPHFANALMEMHRLGLLPVIFPSLAHLHLKDLSQYLSPFSKFPTYTPTILYILELFPSFDKQQLQNLCSYLRLSTEETKLATFVQTGKQLLSLAPGLSDPEWVHFYAHSYSQVCLEIFAARLSEDSEEAFYQEHEQNQERLKPHIKRAIKKQPLVTASMLKSLGVLPGKSMGLLLQEAEKNAILHNLQAAEESIKMLQQSKHWPNLN
- a CDS encoding DUF3185 family protein — encoded protein: MRILGLVSLAVGIALLLFGINSSQAFTEKVVEDVTGRYTDNTMWYIIGGIAMIIGGGALTLFGRAK
- a CDS encoding DUF4116 domain-containing protein, which translates into the protein MGISNLSQACSRIDNIADYIPVISTVTNLVDLFQKCIISTFISKESLVKSHYYKHLSGKSFRRCITLLIPVLGNLTIAILDFLHRKNDNKKQQDKNLSSKHTTLQKDKEALVAIVKKEGLALKGARLELQKDKDIVLTAVKQNGEALQYASRELRDNKNIVLAAVEQNGWALEFASPRLQNDKDVVLTALRQNGWALRYASPRLKDDPKIVLAAIQENGWALTEASERLKKNKKMIIAAIQNEGWALEEASEELRNDKDIVLAAVKKRPSRLRYASEKLKNDKDVVLAAVKQDGYALEFASPQLQNDKDVVLAAVQQNGWALQYASSALKDNLDIVQAAVQQNGWALQYASRELQKNEELIKLARLTRK